The Candidatus Poribacteria bacterium genome includes a window with the following:
- a CDS encoding VOC family protein codes for MNASIKIDHVAVMVSDLEKSLHFYRDLLGLEVVSPEEHSDGPISEMVAIPKVHMREYRLRAPGGIHGHTRNDGPGFTLDLIQWLNPTSPVER; via the coding sequence ATGAACGCCTCAATCAAAATTGATCATGTCGCTGTCATGGTCAGCGATCTGGAAAAATCGCTGCACTTCTATCGCGACCTACTCGGACTGGAAGTCGTCTCTCCCGAAGAGCACAGCGACGGTCCGATCTCCGAAATGGTTGCAATCCCCAAGGTACACATGCGCGAGTATCGGCTACGTGCGCCCGGCGGTATACATGGCCACACCCGAAACGACGGACCGGGCTTCACGCTGGATCTCATCCAATGGCTCAATCCCACCAGTCCCGTTGAACG
- a CDS encoding glucose 1-dehydrogenase, translating to MSRLKDKVAVITGSGMGLGQAMALLFSREGAKIVVPDINTEAGEETVDAIRKEGGDAIFVRADVSKGDDAERMISAAVDSYGSVDVLVNNAGVQVEKNVPDTTEEEWDYVLGVNLKGTFLCSKAAIPQMRRQGGGSIICISSISGLVGQPNQASYNASKHGVIGLVRSMACDHAQEGIRINAICPGSMNTPMAANIPEEHLAPYRKANLFGRFAEPIEVAYAALFLASDESSYVTGSVMTVDGGYTTK from the coding sequence ATGTCACGACTGAAGGACAAGGTTGCCGTTATTACGGGCTCAGGTATGGGATTAGGTCAAGCGATGGCATTGCTATTCAGCCGCGAGGGTGCCAAAATTGTCGTTCCCGATATCAATACAGAGGCTGGAGAGGAAACGGTGGACGCTATCCGCAAGGAAGGAGGCGACGCGATTTTTGTTCGAGCGGATGTCTCCAAGGGGGATGATGCTGAACGCATGATTAGTGCAGCCGTTGATTCCTATGGTAGCGTTGATGTCTTGGTCAATAATGCGGGGGTACAGGTTGAAAAGAATGTCCCCGACACCACCGAGGAGGAGTGGGACTACGTTTTGGGTGTGAACCTCAAAGGCACCTTTCTCTGCTCAAAAGCCGCTATTCCGCAGATGCGTCGTCAGGGTGGTGGGAGCATTATCTGTATCTCATCCATTTCAGGCCTCGTCGGACAGCCGAACCAAGCGTCCTACAACGCCTCCAAGCACGGCGTCATCGGACTGGTCAGATCCATGGCGTGCGACCACGCCCAAGAGGGTATCCGAATCAACGCAATCTGTCCCGGATCTATGAACACACCCATGGCAGCAAACATCCCGGAAGAACACCTCGCACCGTATCGCAAAGCGAACCTTTTTGGGCGTTTTGCGGAACCGATAGAGGTCGCCTATGCCGCCCTATTCCTAGCAAGCGATGAGTCGTCGTATGTCACAGGTTCTGTGATGACCGTCGATGGTGGGTATACGACGAAATAG